A window from Methanomassiliicoccus sp. encodes these proteins:
- a CDS encoding VOC family protein: MGPRIVSVLTLGVSDLKRSSGFYEGLGFKRSAKSDSDIVWFITGGTVLALYPWKALADDAAIPPEGSGFRGVTMAINLCSEDEVDQFIDRVDELGGRIVKRPQKVFWGGYSSYFQDADGHLWEVAFNPFTPVDASGRLDIDV; encoded by the coding sequence ATGGGGCCAAGGATCGTAAGCGTGTTGACCCTGGGGGTATCCGACCTCAAGAGGTCGTCGGGTTTCTATGAGGGGCTGGGGTTCAAGAGATCGGCGAAGAGTGACAGCGATATTGTATGGTTCATCACCGGGGGCACGGTCCTCGCACTCTATCCCTGGAAGGCCCTGGCCGACGATGCCGCCATTCCGCCGGAGGGGTCGGGCTTCCGCGGGGTGACGATGGCCATCAACCTGTGTAGCGAGGATGAGGTCGATCAATTCATCGACCGGGTCGACGAGCTGGGCGGTCGGATCGTTAAGCGACCACAGAAGGTCTTCTGGGGCGGCTACTCATCGTACTTCCAGGATGCTGATGGCCACTTGTGGGAGGTCGCCTTCAACCCGTTCACGCCGGTGGATGCCAGCGGCAGGCTGGACATTGACGTGTGA
- a CDS encoding fibronectin type III domain-containing protein — protein sequence MRGALIGGTVAAVAIVLAVFLVFPSLLPSGLMGSNTEGDSKTSDIPKLNAISPSSSVVLYTKNITLEWTPDANADSYVVLITVPGGSIGGVNLTSTTNNYDLGGLLESGSYLWTVQAVEDGRYGPLSEASMFTIRTTLVQPTLLSPSDGSVLVNSLPTLRWSGVTEALGYRVEIAKDTEFSDLVVDVRLTGTSYSPTFTMEDEAVYSWRVAAYHDEAFSHWSAVRQFSHNDFLAAPLPLTPVSGATVDGSQVNLTWSAVESASGYRVQVSTSASFASTVFDVSVSGKWYLVPMVLQNGTTYYWRVQAVNGAIVSSWSASVSFLVPADSISFSYSWSYGGKTWTLNGSASGHDYYYLRSLTRTYDYASYVMDADPTVIAVANQLKSMAVTKGYGGDLAQFFLAFVQGVPYTEDQATTGRVEYPRYPVETLVDHGGDCEDKSALYASLMQCTVIGVDAVMLEYTRPGVSGHMAVGIVGSFSGTYYEYGGTDYFYCETTGVGWKVGQFPSDLDGFTAEILPC from the coding sequence ATGAGGGGGGCGTTGATAGGGGGGACTGTCGCCGCGGTGGCCATTGTCCTGGCGGTGTTCCTGGTGTTCCCGTCGCTCCTGCCCTCCGGCCTCATGGGCAGCAACACAGAGGGCGATAGTAAAACTTCAGACATACCTAAACTGAATGCCATCTCTCCCTCATCCAGCGTGGTTCTGTACACAAAGAACATCACCCTGGAATGGACCCCGGACGCCAACGCCGACAGCTACGTCGTTCTCATCACCGTCCCCGGTGGCTCGATAGGCGGGGTGAACCTGACCTCCACCACCAACAACTACGACCTCGGCGGCTTGCTGGAGAGTGGCAGCTACCTATGGACGGTGCAGGCGGTGGAGGACGGAAGGTACGGTCCGCTCAGTGAAGCCTCGATGTTCACGATAAGGACGACGCTCGTCCAGCCCACCTTACTGTCGCCGTCGGATGGCAGCGTGCTTGTCAACAGCCTTCCCACGCTGCGTTGGAGCGGCGTGACCGAGGCCCTGGGCTATCGCGTGGAGATCGCCAAGGACACTGAGTTCTCCGATCTCGTGGTGGACGTCCGCCTGACCGGCACCTCGTACTCCCCGACCTTCACTATGGAAGATGAGGCGGTGTACAGCTGGCGGGTGGCCGCCTACCACGACGAGGCCTTTAGTCACTGGAGCGCTGTTCGGCAGTTCAGTCACAACGACTTCCTAGCTGCTCCCCTGCCCCTCACGCCTGTCTCCGGGGCCACCGTTGACGGGAGCCAGGTCAATCTCACCTGGTCCGCGGTGGAGAGCGCCAGCGGCTACCGGGTCCAGGTGAGCACCTCGGCCTCGTTCGCTAGCACGGTGTTCGACGTCTCGGTCAGCGGGAAATGGTATCTTGTTCCCATGGTGCTGCAGAACGGTACGACCTACTACTGGCGGGTGCAGGCGGTTAATGGGGCGATCGTCAGTAGCTGGAGCGCCTCCGTGAGTTTCCTCGTTCCGGCGGACAGCATCTCGTTCTCCTATTCCTGGAGCTATGGCGGAAAGACCTGGACCCTCAACGGTTCGGCCTCCGGGCATGATTACTACTACCTGAGGAGCCTGACCCGCACCTATGATTATGCATCGTACGTCATGGATGCCGACCCCACAGTCATCGCCGTGGCCAATCAGCTGAAGAGCATGGCCGTGACCAAGGGGTATGGCGGAGACCTCGCCCAGTTCTTCCTGGCGTTCGTGCAGGGGGTCCCATACACCGAAGACCAAGCGACCACCGGGCGGGTGGAGTACCCCCGGTATCCGGTGGAAACGCTGGTGGACCACGGAGGGGACTGCGAGGACAAGTCCGCGCTGTACGCGTCTCTGATGCAGTGCACGGTCATCGGCGTCGACGCGGTCATGCTAGAGTACACCCGGCCCGGAGTCTCCGGCCACATGGCTGTGGGCATCGTCGGCAGCTTCTCCGGAACCTACTATGAGTACGGAGGAACGGACTACTTCTACTGCGAGACCACCGGTGTCGGCTGGAAGGTGGGGCAGTTCCCCTCTGATCTTGACGGATTCACCGCCGAGATCCTCCCCTGCTAG
- a CDS encoding Toprim subdomain protein, with translation MRDPKEMLEELEALLLQLKERPEGAVILVEGRKDRQALACLGIGGEIVQVQDARGIFGVAEELAWNGREAIVLTDWDRKGGQLAELLRNALKANGVRYDDSIRARLSLLCKKEIKDIESLPSFMAYLVQTSGAPR, from the coding sequence ATGAGGGATCCCAAGGAGATGTTAGAGGAGCTGGAAGCTCTCCTCCTCCAGCTCAAGGAGCGACCCGAGGGGGCCGTCATCCTGGTCGAGGGAAGGAAGGACCGGCAGGCCCTGGCCTGCCTGGGGATCGGGGGCGAGATCGTCCAGGTGCAGGACGCCAGGGGCATCTTCGGGGTGGCCGAGGAGCTAGCCTGGAACGGGCGGGAGGCGATCGTCCTCACCGACTGGGACCGCAAGGGAGGGCAGCTGGCGGAGCTGTTGCGCAACGCCCTCAAGGCTAATGGGGTGCGCTATGATGATTCCATAAGGGCCCGCCTGTCCCTACTGTGCAAGAAGGAGATCAAGGACATCGAGTCCCTGCCCTCCTTCATGGCGTACCTGGTGCAAACCTCCGGCGCACCCCGGTGA
- a CDS encoding DUF167 domain-containing protein produces MDVSKVLRSVKGGVELDIMVTPNAKKAQVGEVDIWRKRLVVKVTALPTEGRANEAVVDLLSALFGTRVEIIRGHTDRHKTVLIPLPVDEVRSRLEGA; encoded by the coding sequence GTGGATGTCTCTAAGGTCCTTCGGTCGGTGAAGGGAGGGGTAGAGCTGGACATCATGGTAACCCCCAACGCCAAGAAGGCCCAGGTAGGAGAGGTCGACATCTGGAGGAAGCGGCTGGTGGTAAAAGTGACGGCGCTGCCCACCGAGGGCCGGGCCAACGAGGCGGTGGTGGACCTGCTGTCGGCCCTCTTTGGCACGAGGGTGGAGATCATCAGAGGACACACCGACCGCCACAAGACCGTTCTGATCCCTCTGCCCGTCGACGAGGTCAGGTCCCGGCTGGAGGGAGCATGA
- a CDS encoding MBL fold metallo-hydrolase: protein MTFPGCVLGTIEVHVLASGSDGNCTVVAAEDTLILLDAGISGRRIAKLMEAVGLDPRSLDAILLTHEHSDHTHGAGVLSRRFDVPICCNSNTLVCSNLGAVHSTMPIKTMEWFDLGCLSVHPLPILHNAAEPNAFHLRFEDREMLLATDLGKITPEVFAALKDADLAIIEANHDVQMLINGPYPPKLKNEIRSDRGHLSNVDCARALWATHNEERKVFLAHISKNNNTPLLARRTVARTLGCEEDRIDCLLTPDDHRSLSV from the coding sequence TTGACATTTCCGGGATGCGTACTGGGCACGATAGAGGTCCATGTTCTGGCCAGCGGCAGTGACGGTAACTGCACGGTGGTGGCGGCCGAGGATACCCTCATACTGCTGGATGCCGGCATATCGGGAAGGCGGATAGCCAAGCTCATGGAGGCGGTAGGCCTCGACCCTCGTTCGCTGGACGCTATCCTGCTCACGCACGAGCACTCGGACCACACCCACGGGGCGGGAGTGCTCTCCCGCCGGTTCGACGTGCCCATATGCTGCAACAGCAACACCCTCGTCTGCTCCAACCTGGGGGCGGTGCACTCCACCATGCCCATCAAGACGATGGAGTGGTTCGACCTGGGATGCCTGTCGGTGCATCCGTTGCCGATCCTGCACAACGCTGCCGAGCCCAATGCCTTCCACCTTCGCTTCGAGGATCGAGAGATGCTGCTTGCGACCGATCTGGGTAAGATTACTCCGGAGGTGTTCGCGGCGCTCAAGGATGCGGACCTGGCCATCATCGAGGCCAACCACGACGTGCAGATGTTGATCAACGGTCCCTACCCGCCCAAGCTGAAGAATGAGATCCGTTCAGACCGCGGCCACCTCTCCAACGTCGACTGCGCCCGGGCGCTGTGGGCGACCCACAACGAGGAACGCAAGGTCTTCCTGGCGCACATCAGCAAGAACAACAACACTCCGTTGCTCGCTCGGAGGACGGTAGCCCGGACTCTGGGATGCGAGGAGGATAGGATCGATTGCCTCCTGACTCCTGATGACCACCGCTCGCTGTCGGTGTGA
- a CDS encoding CBS domain-containing protein — translation MTQVKEIMTPAVVKLDRDTTLCDATVLMSLRKVSGAPVVDKDDRLVGMLSESDVLEFAASKEGVGLDVEQLSVASLPYDRLVRDEILCSRYKSVGEAKVGDVMNTEVVTIAGDEDIEKAMEIMVRMGFNRLPVHEDGKLIGIIARQDILVALCRDVSGRRSPSCPPTGR, via the coding sequence ATGACTCAAGTGAAGGAGATCATGACCCCTGCAGTGGTCAAGCTAGACAGGGACACCACGCTCTGTGACGCCACCGTCCTGATGTCCCTGAGGAAGGTTTCCGGAGCCCCGGTGGTGGACAAGGACGATCGGCTCGTTGGCATGCTCAGTGAATCGGACGTCCTGGAATTCGCCGCCAGCAAGGAGGGGGTGGGGTTGGACGTGGAGCAGCTGTCAGTTGCCTCCCTGCCCTACGACCGCTTGGTGCGGGACGAAATCCTGTGCAGTCGATACAAGAGCGTGGGGGAGGCCAAGGTCGGCGACGTCATGAACACCGAGGTCGTGACCATCGCCGGAGACGAGGACATCGAGAAGGCCATGGAGATCATGGTAAGAATGGGATTTAACCGCCTCCCGGTGCACGAGGACGGGAAGCTCATCGGGATCATCGCCCGGCAGGACATACTAGTGGCGCTTTGCCGGGACGTCTCGGGACGTCGTTCGCCATCCTGCCCGCCCACCGGACGCTAG
- a CDS encoding ATP/GTP-binding protein: MSSQVMVSPVRDAIARNLYAHHALSIVQTGTPMHYVYFIGTAGSGKSSLVQAFQDWLDSNGIDSIVVNLDPGADFIPYQADVDIRDWVHLDEIMRDYSLGPNGAQIVASDLMAINAKEWVPVVKKMETDYCLIDIPGQMELFTFRQSSGALIDELGREDSFLVFLSDPTLAKTSNGFVSDLMLAGITQFRFSLPLLNVLSKSDLLKEEELEEVLGWSRDAYSLYNALTGPDMSSQAVISIEYLKAMESVGMYKELTPVSAMEGTGLEDIYNAVQQYFEGGEDIGSRPSSE, encoded by the coding sequence TTGTCTTCTCAGGTCATGGTCTCCCCGGTCCGGGACGCGATTGCGCGGAACCTTTATGCCCACCATGCCCTCTCCATCGTTCAGACAGGGACGCCCATGCATTACGTCTACTTCATCGGCACCGCCGGCAGCGGCAAGAGCTCGCTGGTACAGGCCTTCCAGGATTGGCTGGATAGCAACGGCATCGACAGCATCGTGGTCAACCTCGACCCCGGTGCGGACTTCATCCCCTATCAGGCGGACGTCGACATCCGGGACTGGGTACACCTGGATGAGATCATGCGGGACTACTCTCTCGGCCCCAATGGGGCGCAGATCGTGGCCTCCGACCTCATGGCCATCAACGCCAAGGAGTGGGTGCCGGTGGTCAAGAAGATGGAGACCGATTACTGTCTCATCGACATTCCAGGACAGATGGAGCTCTTCACCTTCCGGCAGTCCTCCGGCGCTCTCATCGACGAGCTGGGCCGAGAGGATAGCTTCCTCGTCTTCCTCTCCGACCCAACCCTCGCCAAGACGTCCAACGGCTTCGTGTCCGACCTCATGCTTGCAGGGATCACCCAGTTCCGTTTCTCCCTTCCTCTCCTCAACGTCCTCTCCAAGTCCGACCTGCTCAAGGAAGAGGAGCTGGAGGAAGTGCTCGGATGGTCGCGCGACGCCTACTCCCTGTACAACGCCCTGACCGGCCCGGACATGAGCTCTCAGGCGGTGATAAGCATAGAGTACCTGAAGGCTATGGAGAGCGTGGGCATGTACAAGGAGCTGACCCCGGTCTCGGCCATGGAAGGCACCGGCCTGGAGGATATATACAATGCCGTCCAGCAGTACTTCGAGGGGGGCGAGGACATCGGATCGAGGCCCTCTTCAGAGTAG
- a CDS encoding helix-turn-helix domain-containing protein: protein MNYRTAQRIFVDERSTKIMMAALYRPRTALEIWRITGIPVAKLFSRLKVLERKGLVKRVAVTYAIDGREMPLFQSMLHDAFLFTERGKLKITFKLESCGQKDYTVDTGTLL from the coding sequence ATGAACTACCGAACGGCCCAGAGGATCTTTGTGGACGAGCGTTCGACCAAGATCATGATGGCCGCCCTTTACCGTCCCCGGACGGCCCTGGAGATCTGGCGTATCACCGGTATCCCCGTAGCTAAGCTGTTCTCCCGCCTCAAGGTCCTAGAGAGGAAGGGGCTCGTCAAGCGGGTGGCCGTCACCTACGCCATCGATGGACGGGAGATGCCCCTCTTCCAGTCCATGCTCCACGACGCATTCCTGTTCACGGAGCGCGGCAAGCTCAAGATCACCTTCAAGTTGGAGAGCTGCGGGCAGAAGGACTACACCGTCGACACCGGGACCCTACTCTGA
- a CDS encoding proteasome-activating nucleotidase — translation MKEPQLEELVAEMRDKIEVLERRNGELLEEIRRVEGEKRYVESELFRLQKELKRMRAEMERLKSPPLIIGSIKDVLADGRVIVKSSTGPDFIVSTSEYVPMEDLLVGARVALNKQTLAVMGVLPPSLDPIVVGAEIIDKPEIAYDQIGGLEEQILEVREAVEDPLLRPELYKKVGIEPPKGVLLVGPPGTGKTLLAKAVAHQTNATFIRFVGSELVQKYIGEGARLVRELFELAKEKAPSIVFIDELDSIGAKRLEVATSGDREVQRTLMQLLSELDGFNPIGEVKIIGATNRPDILDEALLRPGRFDRIIEVPVPGYEGRLEIFKIHTKRMAIDEGITLTELALKAEGATGADIKAICTEAGMFAIRDNRDHVSMSDFERAIIKVLDNETTKIVESGVMFA, via the coding sequence ATGAAGGAACCCCAGCTGGAAGAGCTAGTTGCCGAGATGCGGGACAAGATCGAGGTCCTTGAGAGACGCAACGGCGAGCTCTTGGAAGAGATACGCAGGGTCGAAGGGGAAAAGCGGTACGTTGAGAGCGAGCTCTTCCGCCTTCAAAAGGAACTAAAGAGGATGCGGGCGGAGATGGAGCGGTTGAAGTCCCCGCCCCTGATCATCGGATCCATCAAGGACGTCCTTGCCGACGGCCGAGTCATCGTAAAGAGCTCCACAGGCCCTGATTTCATCGTGTCCACCTCCGAGTACGTTCCGATGGAAGATCTCCTGGTGGGGGCGAGGGTGGCTCTGAACAAGCAGACCCTGGCTGTGATGGGCGTTCTGCCGCCATCCCTGGACCCCATTGTGGTGGGGGCGGAGATAATCGACAAGCCGGAGATCGCCTACGACCAGATCGGGGGCCTGGAGGAGCAGATCCTGGAGGTCCGCGAGGCGGTGGAGGATCCCCTGCTGAGGCCAGAGCTCTACAAGAAGGTGGGCATCGAACCGCCCAAGGGCGTGCTGCTGGTCGGTCCGCCAGGTACGGGCAAGACCCTGCTGGCCAAGGCTGTCGCCCACCAGACCAATGCCACATTCATACGCTTCGTCGGATCGGAACTAGTCCAGAAGTATATCGGGGAGGGCGCCCGGCTGGTCCGCGAGCTGTTCGAGCTGGCCAAGGAAAAGGCCCCCAGCATTGTGTTCATCGATGAGCTGGACTCCATAGGCGCCAAGCGTCTAGAGGTCGCCACCTCGGGGGACCGGGAGGTCCAGAGGACCCTCATGCAGCTCCTCTCGGAGCTGGATGGATTCAATCCCATCGGCGAGGTCAAGATCATCGGAGCCACCAACCGTCCGGACATCCTGGACGAGGCGCTGCTGCGGCCGGGACGCTTCGACCGTATCATCGAGGTGCCGGTGCCCGGCTACGAGGGCAGGCTGGAGATCTTCAAGATCCACACCAAGCGCATGGCCATCGACGAGGGCATCACCCTCACCGAACTCGCTCTGAAGGCCGAGGGGGCCACCGGGGCGGATATAAAGGCCATCTGCACCGAAGCAGGCATGTTCGCCATCCGCGATAACCGGGATCATGTCAGCATGTCCGACTTCGAGAGGGCGATCATCAAGGTGCTGGACAACGAGACCACGAAGATCGTTGAGTCCGGCGTCATGTTCGCCTGA
- a CDS encoding multiprotein bridging factor aMBF1 has product MLCEMCGKESEFTKTISVEGTTLKVCKECSRFGESSEGKGGGARKRTAAAPSRTVVAERLQARERRMKTRSIYADEETTDLIPEYPQLIREARMARDWKQEDLAAKLNERSSVIAKLENGSMRPNDALLKKLEHELGIKLTEKVAMVKSEGGRSQGKVLTLGDMIKKK; this is encoded by the coding sequence ATGTTGTGCGAGATGTGTGGTAAGGAATCTGAGTTCACCAAGACGATATCGGTGGAGGGCACCACTCTGAAGGTGTGCAAGGAGTGCTCTCGGTTCGGGGAGAGCAGCGAGGGTAAGGGAGGCGGAGCCAGGAAGCGTACCGCCGCCGCCCCGTCGCGCACTGTGGTGGCCGAAAGGCTGCAGGCCCGCGAGCGCCGGATGAAGACCCGCTCGATCTACGCCGACGAGGAGACCACCGACCTCATTCCTGAGTACCCCCAGCTCATACGTGAGGCGAGGATGGCCAGGGACTGGAAGCAGGAGGACCTCGCCGCTAAGCTTAACGAGCGGTCCAGCGTCATCGCCAAGCTGGAGAACGGTTCGATGAGGCCGAACGACGCGCTGCTCAAGAAGCTCGAGCACGAACTGGGTATCAAGCTGACGGAGAAGGTGGCGATGGTCAAGTCCGAGGGCGGCCGGTCCCAGGGTAAGGTGCTGACCCTGGGGGACATGATCAAGAAGAAGTGA
- a CDS encoding DUF2240 family protein — MGELETCLGVLFKRKGKNVMTETEFMLTVSFDYRWFTPKEAQTLLDISVKRGLLVRTEEYLRPNFDIKDVEASLSFRPSKDVLSGDKEEVSLFAQLIQVISDRGKLKKRDAVARVNRTQERLGVDVEVAAVLVAKDLGADVEPFLEPVRQEILAR, encoded by the coding sequence ATGGGCGAGCTGGAGACCTGCTTGGGAGTGCTCTTCAAACGGAAGGGCAAGAACGTGATGACCGAGACGGAGTTCATGCTGACCGTCTCCTTCGACTACCGGTGGTTCACTCCCAAGGAGGCCCAGACCCTTCTTGATATATCTGTAAAGAGGGGGCTTCTGGTCCGCACCGAGGAGTACCTGCGGCCGAACTTCGACATCAAGGACGTCGAGGCCTCGCTATCCTTCCGGCCCAGCAAGGACGTCCTCAGTGGGGACAAGGAGGAGGTTTCCCTTTTCGCCCAGCTCATCCAGGTCATCTCCGACCGGGGGAAATTAAAAAAGAGGGATGCGGTGGCCCGCGTCAACCGGACCCAGGAGCGTCTGGGAGTCGACGTGGAGGTCGCCGCAGTGTTGGTGGCCAAGGACCTGGGGGCCGACGTGGAGCCGTTCCTCGAGCCGGTCCGCCAGGAGATCCTTGCCCGCTGA
- a CDS encoding cation:proton antiporter: MEESTLMFEIGAMLIIAFIGALLASKAKQSAILGYIAAGIVIGPYLTFQIGGFTYSGLVQDIGLIETMAQLGLYLLIFFVGMEFSAEKIRRVKGPAVVLSLIDVGVNLFTGILLATAMGWPLIDSIFLASVLAMSCSAVAMKTLMELGRLERPETEFMLGMIIMEEFISMLFLTIVGGLVIHTDSNFSLERMVFGLVVFFTFSAVMIAVVIPRTIARLQMMKSDELFVLFMLGAICLSAAFAELCGVPALIGAFFIGMSFAETKVMKRSEKIITPLRDAFVAMFFVSFGMLIDPSLFGSVITIIVISVVIIIIDEILIMSAVAYIVGFGRRAATSVGASFSARGGESIMYASVGSHAAGATKGAELYPIAGAVTFLMSVLCPLFIRKSFDLADGVAKRAPRSLVYGGAVLSRTLNKVVMPGSKLFVLSRPLLASFIVFLCSVLMIISVRGPPLIFAYLVAIASCAVVWVLLGRDLRGVVEKVDYHNLGTMPGKERAISQYVAAVVVLALLMVVHVALLFALYWPSVMVLAVAYLLWMFHLMTQSYRRTCDTVAYDEIRARNSQPPVPLEIEKPAFNHRERWRELQ; this comes from the coding sequence ATGGAAGAGAGCACGTTGATGTTCGAGATCGGGGCGATGCTGATCATAGCCTTCATAGGCGCCCTGCTAGCCTCCAAGGCCAAGCAGAGCGCCATCCTGGGCTACATCGCCGCAGGCATCGTCATCGGCCCCTACCTGACCTTCCAGATCGGTGGCTTCACTTACTCCGGCCTGGTCCAGGACATCGGTCTCATCGAAACCATGGCCCAGCTGGGGTTGTATCTACTGATCTTCTTCGTGGGCATGGAGTTCTCCGCTGAGAAGATCCGCCGGGTCAAGGGGCCGGCGGTGGTCCTGTCCCTCATCGACGTGGGGGTCAACCTGTTCACCGGCATCCTGTTAGCGACCGCCATGGGATGGCCGCTCATCGACTCAATCTTCCTGGCCTCGGTGCTGGCCATGAGCTGTTCGGCGGTGGCCATGAAGACCCTAATGGAGCTGGGCCGTCTGGAGCGGCCGGAGACAGAGTTCATGCTGGGCATGATCATCATGGAGGAGTTCATCTCCATGCTCTTCCTGACCATCGTCGGAGGGCTGGTTATACATACCGACTCCAACTTCAGCCTGGAACGGATGGTCTTCGGCCTGGTGGTGTTCTTCACCTTCTCCGCCGTCATGATCGCTGTCGTCATCCCCCGGACCATCGCCCGCCTCCAGATGATGAAAAGCGATGAGCTTTTCGTGCTGTTCATGCTGGGGGCGATCTGCCTGTCGGCCGCCTTTGCCGAGCTGTGCGGGGTGCCCGCGCTGATCGGGGCCTTCTTCATAGGCATGTCCTTCGCCGAGACCAAGGTAATGAAGCGGTCGGAGAAGATCATCACCCCACTGAGGGATGCTTTCGTGGCCATGTTCTTCGTGTCCTTCGGCATGCTCATCGACCCTTCGCTGTTCGGCTCGGTTATCACCATTATCGTGATCTCGGTCGTCATCATCATCATCGACGAGATCCTCATCATGTCCGCGGTCGCCTACATCGTTGGGTTCGGCCGCCGAGCGGCGACTTCGGTGGGGGCGTCGTTCAGCGCTAGAGGGGGCGAGTCGATCATGTACGCCAGCGTGGGGAGCCACGCCGCAGGAGCGACCAAAGGGGCGGAGCTGTATCCCATCGCCGGAGCGGTCACCTTCCTCATGAGCGTCCTGTGCCCGCTGTTCATCCGCAAGAGCTTTGACCTCGCGGACGGGGTCGCCAAGAGGGCCCCCCGTTCCCTCGTCTACGGAGGAGCGGTCCTGTCCCGTACTCTCAATAAGGTCGTCATGCCCGGCAGCAAGCTGTTCGTCCTCTCCCGCCCCCTGCTGGCCTCGTTCATCGTGTTCCTCTGTTCAGTGTTGATGATCATCTCGGTGCGGGGGCCTCCTCTGATCTTCGCCTATCTCGTGGCGATCGCCTCGTGCGCCGTGGTTTGGGTCCTGCTGGGCAGGGATCTCCGTGGGGTTGTGGAAAAGGTGGACTATCACAACCTGGGAACTATGCCAGGCAAGGAGAGGGCGATAAGCCAGTATGTGGCTGCGGTGGTCGTCCTCGCGCTGCTGATGGTGGTGCACGTCGCCCTGCTGTTCGCCTTGTACTGGCCGTCGGTCATGGTGCTGGCGGTGGCCTACCTGCTATGGATGTTCCACCTTATGACCCAGTCCTACCGTCGGACCTGCGACACGGTGGCCTATGATGAGATCAGGGCGAGGAACTCCCAGCCCCCCGTGCCCCTGGAGATCGAGAAACCGGCCTTCAACCACCGGGAGCGGTGGAGGGAGCTTCAATAG